The stretch of DNA CGCGATCCCATTGCCCCCATTCCAAGTACTGCGACCCTGGTCATCGATAGCTCCTTCGCTTGAACGGCGTCGTGCCGCCCGGAACCAGATGGAGTATTCCAGAGTGTGCTGGTAGAAGCGTCAGATCGCTAACTTTCATTCGCAAGAGGAATGAATGGATCGCCTGCTTGCCATGCGCTACTTCATCGCCACGGTCGAATCCGGCAGCATTTCGGCTGCCGCCCGCCGCCTGCAAATCGGCCAGCCCACGGTTTCCAAGATGCTCGCCGCGCTCGAAAGCCATTTGGGGGCGCGGCTGTTGGTACGCACGACCCGCAGCCATGCCCTGACCGAAGCTGGGCGCCGCTACCTAGACCACGCCAGGATCGCGCTGGACGAAGTCGAGGAGGCCGAAGCGGCCGCCCGATCGGAGAACGCCTCCCTGTCGGGCTGGCTACGGATCGCTGCCGCCCCGGTCCTGGCGGCGCAGGTGATCATTCCCCGCCTGCACGCATTCCGAGCGCTCCATCCCGACCTGAAGCTCGACCTGGTTCTCGACGATCGGCAAATCGACCTGGTTGCCGAGGGGATCGACGTGGCCTTGCGCGCAGGCGAGCCGGGCCAGGTCAATCTTGTGGGAAGACGCATCGCAAGTATCGGACGCGTGCTGGTAGGTTCGGCCGAGTATCTCGTGCAGGCGGGAAGGCCCGAACATCCCGACCAATTGCCCCAGCATTCGCTGATAAGCTACGCCGAATATGGAACCGATAGCTGGCGGTTCGAGCGGGGGGACCAGGTAGTCCGGCCCATCATCGAGCCGTCACTGCGGGTGACCGCGGCTGAAGGCCTGCGTGCTTGTGTCCTGGCGGGAATGGGGCTGGCGGTGGCGTCGAGCGCCATGTTCCCCAGCGAACTCACCGATGGACGCGTGCAACGCGTGCTTTCGGACTGGCGCCTGCCGCTGGTCGATCTTTGGGTGCTCTATCCGCAAGGACGGCGGCCCTCGGCCAGGGCCAGCAAATTTGCCCAATGGATGGGTGAAGTCGGCGCGACGCTGTCTTTCCCGCCGTCCGGCGGTGGCAATCAGCGATCGCGGTAGTCGGGGCGGCGCTTGTCAAGGAAGGCGCGTTGCGCCTCCAGCGCGTCGGCGGTCTGGCTCAGCATCACCTGCTGCCGATCCTCGATCGCCAGCGCCGCCTCGAAGCCCGGCGCATCGATATTGCGATTGAGTGCATCCTTGCTCAGCCGCAGCCCCATTGGGGCGGTCAGCAACATGTCCTCGACGATTTTCGCGGCAGCCGCATCGAGTTCCTCCGGCTCGACCACCGCACTGACGAAGCCCGAGGCGAGCGCCCGGTCGGCGTGGATGAACCGCCCGGTGAGGATCATCTCGCTGGCAAGCGATGAGCCGACCAGACGCGGCAGGAAATAGCTCGATCCCATATCGCAGCCGCCCAGCCCGATCTTGATGTAGGCGGCGTTCATCCGGAAATCGGGGGTGCAGAAGCGGATGTCGCTCGACAGCAGCAGCGATAGCCCGCCGCCGCAGGCCGCGCCCTGCGCCAGCGCGATGATCGGTTGCGGGCAACTGCGCATCAGCTGCATCACCGTGGCGATGGCGCGTTGCGTCCTCCAGGTATGGTGGACCGCGCCCTCATTTCCGGTGTTCTTCCAGCTTGCGAGGTCGAGCCCCGCGCAAAACGCCCGACCTGCGGCCTTGAGGATCACGATGCGCACATCGGTCCGCTCGTGCAGCCCGCGGAAATAATCCTGCAGGGCATAGATCAACGCCTCGTCCATGGCGTTGAGCCGCTCGGGCCGGTTCAGCGTGACCGTCTCGACCGCACCCTCGGAATGGATCAGGATCGGGTCGGTCACGCCTTGTCTCCGGTCAGATGATGCCGACTGCCTTGCCGGCCTCTTCGAAGATTCGCAGGATCTCGCCCACTTCCCCTTCGGTATGCTCGGCACACAGCGAGCAGCGCAGCAGCGTCATGTTGGCGGGTGTCGCGGGCGGGCGGGCAAGGTTGACGTAGAGGCCGCCCTTGATCAGTGCCTCCCACATGGCCGCGCCGCGCTCGAGGTCGGGCATGATCACTGCGATGATCGCGCTCTGCGGTTCAGCGGTGCCGAGCTGGAAGCCGAGCTCGCGCAGGCCCTTGTGCAGCGTCTTCGAATTCTCCCACAGGTGGGCACGCTTGTTCGAACCGTGCATCAGTTTGCGGATGCTGGTCTCGGCGGTCGCGACCACGCTGGGCGGAAGCGAGGCGGTGAAGACATAGGGCCGACAGACGAGGCGCATGATTTCGAACTTGGGATGGTTCGAGACGCAGAAGCCGCCGACCGTGCCGACGCTCTTGGAGAAGGTACCGATGATAAAATCGACGTCGTCGATGCACCCGGCCTGTTCGCACACGCCGCGGCCGTTCTCGCCGATGAAACCCATCGAATGCGCTTCGTCGACCAGCACCATGGCACCGTATTTCTTCGCCACCGCGACCATTTCGGCCAGCGGGGCGATGTCGCCGAGCATCGAATAGACGCCTTCGAGCACCACCAGCTTGCCCGCCCCTTCGGGGATACGGCGCAGGCGCTTTTCCATCGCCTCGATGTCGTTGTGCTTGAACGGCACCACTTCGGCATCGCCCAGCTTGCAGCCGTCCCAGATGCTGGCGTGGCTGTCGATGTCGAGCACGATGTAGTCGCCCTTGCCGGCGATGGTGCTGATGATCCCGAGATTGGCCTGGTAGCCGGTCGAGAAGACCATCGCATGGTCCATGGCGTAGAAGTCCTTGAGCGCCTGCTCGACTTCCTTGTGGCCCTGGTAGGTCCCGTTGAGCACGCGGCTGCCGGTGGTGCCCGAACCGAAATCGGCCAGCGCCTGCTTGCCCGCTTCGACCACGTCCGGGTCGAAGGTCATGCCCATGTAATTGTAGGTGCCGAGCAGTATCGTCTCGCGCCCGTTGCAGATCGCGCGGGTCGGCGAGAGGACCTTTTCCATCACCAGGTTGAACGGGTCTTCCTGGCCGGTTGCGAGCAGGCCTTCACGCAGGGCGATGATATCGTCGAACTTGCTGAACAGGTCCGGCGCGCTGGTCATGTCGTGCATCAGTCGGCCTGCAGCTT from Erythrobacter mangrovi encodes:
- a CDS encoding LysR family transcriptional regulator; its protein translation is MDRLLAMRYFIATVESGSISAAARRLQIGQPTVSKMLAALESHLGARLLVRTTRSHALTEAGRRYLDHARIALDEVEEAEAAARSENASLSGWLRIAAAPVLAAQVIIPRLHAFRALHPDLKLDLVLDDRQIDLVAEGIDVALRAGEPGQVNLVGRRIASIGRVLVGSAEYLVQAGRPEHPDQLPQHSLISYAEYGTDSWRFERGDQVVRPIIEPSLRVTAAEGLRACVLAGMGLAVASSAMFPSELTDGRVQRVLSDWRLPLVDLWVLYPQGRRPSARASKFAQWMGEVGATLSFPPSGGGNQRSR
- a CDS encoding enoyl-CoA hydratase/isomerase family protein, yielding MTDPILIHSEGAVETVTLNRPERLNAMDEALIYALQDYFRGLHERTDVRIVILKAAGRAFCAGLDLASWKNTGNEGAVHHTWRTQRAIATVMQLMRSCPQPIIALAQGAACGGGLSLLLSSDIRFCTPDFRMNAAYIKIGLGGCDMGSSYFLPRLVGSSLASEMILTGRFIHADRALASGFVSAVVEPEELDAAAAKIVEDMLLTAPMGLRLSKDALNRNIDAPGFEAALAIEDRQQVMLSQTADALEAQRAFLDKRRPDYRDR
- the spt gene encoding serine palmitoyltransferase, which gives rise to MHDMTSAPDLFSKFDDIIALREGLLATGQEDPFNLVMEKVLSPTRAICNGRETILLGTYNYMGMTFDPDVVEAGKQALADFGSGTTGSRVLNGTYQGHKEVEQALKDFYAMDHAMVFSTGYQANLGIISTIAGKGDYIVLDIDSHASIWDGCKLGDAEVVPFKHNDIEAMEKRLRRIPEGAGKLVVLEGVYSMLGDIAPLAEMVAVAKKYGAMVLVDEAHSMGFIGENGRGVCEQAGCIDDVDFIIGTFSKSVGTVGGFCVSNHPKFEIMRLVCRPYVFTASLPPSVVATAETSIRKLMHGSNKRAHLWENSKTLHKGLRELGFQLGTAEPQSAIIAVIMPDLERGAAMWEALIKGGLYVNLARPPATPANMTLLRCSLCAEHTEGEVGEILRIFEEAGKAVGII